Below is a genomic region from Streptomyces sp. NBC_00461.
TGACCCGGCCCATGACCCACGCCCTGCTCGCGGACGGCACGACCGTGTGCATCCGCCCGGTGACAAAGGCCGACCACGAGCAGGTGCAGGGGCTCTACGAGGAGATGTCCGCGGAGAACCTGCGCCTGCGGTTCTTCTCGTCGAGCCGGCGGTCCGCCGCCCTGGCTGCCGACCGGGCCTGCGCCGCGCCGCACCCCGGCTACCGGGCCCTGCTGGCCGAGGCGCCGAACGGGATCATCGGCCTCGCCGAGTACGACACCGGCGGGTCCGGAACCACGGCCGAGATCTCGATCGCGGTCGCCGACGGACTGCACCACCGTGGAGTCGGCACGCTTCTCATCGAGCACCTCGTCTCCGCCGCCCGCACCGAAGGCGTCACCACCTTCACGGCCGACGCGCTCAGCGAGAACCGCGAGGTGCTGCGGCTCTTCGCGGACCTCGGCCTGCGCACTGCCCGCCGATTCGAGGGACCCGAGGTGCGCTGCACCATCGCCCTCGACGCGAGCGACACCTACTTCACGGTCGTGGAGGAACGCGGCCGGGCAGCCGACGTGGCGAGCCTTGTGCCGCTGCTGCGACCCAAGGTGGTCGCCGTCGTCGGCGCCGGGCGCAAACCGGGCTCCGTGGGCCGGGCGATCCTGCACCACCTGCACACGGGTGGCTTCGCCGGGCGCCTGTTCGCGGTCAACCCCGCGGCCACGGCGATTCTCGGTGTGCCGTCCCACCCGTCGGTGGGCGCCCTGCCCAGGACGCCGGACCTGGCGGTCCTGGCCGTGCCCGCCGGCGCGGTCGCGGACACTGCCGAGGAGTGCGGCAAGGCAGGCGTACGCGCTCTCCTCGTCGTCACCGCCGGAGTGGACGCCGATCAGGCCCGGGCGCTGATGGCAGCCTGCCGCACCTACGGGATGCGGCTCGTCGGCCCCAACTGCCTGGGCGTCATCAACACCGACCCGGCACTGCGCCTCGACGCCACCTTCGCCGCCGGCCATCCGCGCCCTGGCACTGCGGGCGTCGCCGTCCAGTCCGGCGGAGTCGGAATCGCCCTGCTCGACGGGCTGTCCCGGCTCGGCATCGGCGTCTCCTCGTTCGCGTCCCTCGGCGACAAGTTCGACGTCAGCGGCAACGACATGCTCCAGTGGTGGGAGAGCGACGGCCACACCGACCTCGCCCTGCTGCACCTGGAGTCCTTCGGCAATCCGCGTGCGTTCTCCCGCACCGCCCGGCGTGTCACCCGCCGCATGCCGTTGCTCACCGTCGACGCCGGCCGCACCGATGCCGGCCGACGCGCGGCCGCCTCGCACACCGCGGCCGCCGCCACGCGCACCATGACCCGCGGCGCGCTGTTCACGCAGGCCGGCATCACCGCCACCCGGTCGGTCGGCGAACTCCTGGAAACCGCCTCCCTGTTGCACGCCCAGCCGCTGCCCGCCGGCTCCCGCGTCGCGATCGTGACCAACGCGGGCGGAGCGGGCGTACTCGCCGCCGACGCCTGCGCCGAGGCCGGGCTGAGCCTGCCGCCGCCCACCCCGGAACTGATCGACGACCTGCTCGCCGTACTGCCCGACGGCGCCGCCGTCGGCAACCCCGTCGACGCGACCGCCGCCGTCACCGAGGAACAACTCACCGGCTGCGTGGACCGGATCATGCGGCACAACGGCGTCGACGCCGTGCTGGTCGCCCTCGTCCCCACGGCGGTCGCCGAGGCGACCGGCGAGGACCTCGTCCGTGCCCTCACCCGCGCCCCGGCCCGACGGACCAAACCGATCGCGGCCGTACGGCTCGAACAGGCCCTGCCCGTCGAGCTGTTGCCCTCCGACGGTGGCACCGTCCCGTCCTACGCCGAACCCCAGGCGGCGGCGCGGGCCCTGGCCCATGCTGCCCGTCGCGCGGCCTGGCTGGCACGGCCCGCCGGGACCGTCCCCGACCTCGAAGGCGTCGAAACGGCGCGCGCTCACGCCGTCGTGGAGACCTATCTCGACGCCCACTCGGACGGCGGCTGGCTCGACCCGCGCGCGTGTGCCGAACTCCTGGACTGCTACGGCATTCCCCAGTCGCCGTGGGCCTGGGCCGAGACCGAGGACGACGCCGTCCTCGCGGCCGACGGGCTGCGTGGCGCCGACGGTCGGGTGGTCATGAAGGGCCACTGGCCGGGCCTGCTGCACAAGACCGCGGAGCACGCCGTCCATCTCGACCTGCGCGGCGACTCCCAAGTGCGGGCCGCCTTCCGGGACCTGGAGACGCGCTTCGCCGGCCTGCTCACGGGTGTGGTGCTGCAGCCGCTCGCCGACCGCGGCA
It encodes:
- a CDS encoding bifunctional acetate--CoA ligase family protein/GNAT family N-acetyltransferase — its product is MTDDALTRPMTHALLADGTTVCIRPVTKADHEQVQGLYEEMSAENLRLRFFSSSRRSAALAADRACAAPHPGYRALLAEAPNGIIGLAEYDTGGSGTTAEISIAVADGLHHRGVGTLLIEHLVSAARTEGVTTFTADALSENREVLRLFADLGLRTARRFEGPEVRCTIALDASDTYFTVVEERGRAADVASLVPLLRPKVVAVVGAGRKPGSVGRAILHHLHTGGFAGRLFAVNPAATAILGVPSHPSVGALPRTPDLAVLAVPAGAVADTAEECGKAGVRALLVVTAGVDADQARALMAACRTYGMRLVGPNCLGVINTDPALRLDATFAAGHPRPGTAGVAVQSGGVGIALLDGLSRLGIGVSSFASLGDKFDVSGNDMLQWWESDGHTDLALLHLESFGNPRAFSRTARRVTRRMPLLTVDAGRTDAGRRAAASHTAAAATRTMTRGALFTQAGITATRSVGELLETASLLHAQPLPAGSRVAIVTNAGGAGVLAADACAEAGLSLPPPTPELIDDLLAVLPDGAAVGNPVDATAAVTEEQLTGCVDRIMRHNGVDAVLVALVPTAVAEATGEDLVRALTRAPARRTKPIAAVRLEQALPVELLPSDGGTVPSYAEPQAAARALAHAARRAAWLARPAGTVPDLEGVETARAHAVVETYLDAHSDGGWLDPRACAELLDCYGIPQSPWAWAETEDDAVLAADGLRGADGRVVMKGHWPGLLHKTAEHAVHLDLRGDSQVRAAFRDLETRFAGLLTGVVLQPLADRGTELFAGVVQDEVFGPLALFGLGGTATEVLADHAARLAPLTDHDVHDLITAPRCAPLLFGANGARPVDLEGLEQLLLRLSRMASDLPQLAEADFNPVLATPSGVRVLDARVRLLPRRPQDPYLRRLR